From the Neobacillus sp. PS3-34 genome, the window TTGCATATATAGCTGATGTGATTATTTGTGATTATAATTACGTTTTTGACCCTCGGGTTTATTTAAAGCGGTTTGCCGATGAACAAAAAAAGTGGTCTATTTTATTAATAGACAAGGCCCACAATTTAATTGACCGGGCGAGAGGAATGTTTTCTGCACGTCTAGTTAAATCGGCTTTTCTATTAATAAAAAAGGCTTATAAAGGGAGAAACAAGCCTATTTATGAATGCTCAAAGAAAATTAATCAATATTTTATCGATTTAAGGAAAAAAGCGAATAAAAGAGGGGAATGCATCCTAGATGGACTGCCTGATGCTCTTATTAATCATCTCGAGGAATTCATTGAATACGCGGAGGGTGAGCTAGCTGCAGGAGGAAACGATTCTGTTCTTCTGGATGTTTACTTTTCTTCGCTTGCGTTCGTTAAAATCTCTAAATTTTATAATGACCGTTATGTTACCTTTGCCGAGCTTGATCGGAACGATGTAAACCTGAAGCTTTATTGCATTGATCCATCTGAATTATTAAGTAAGATGGGAAAAGGTTATAAATCCAAAATTTATTTTTCTGCCACGCTCCGCCATAGATTATTTTAAGGAAATGCTGGGAGCTGAAGAAACTGCTTATCAATTTGCCATCCCCAGCCCTTTTTCCAGCAGCCAGTCAGAGATATTTATTAGTCCTATTTCAACAAGATATCGGGACAGGGAAAGGTCGATAAGCCCCATTTCAACTATTATTAGGGATCTGGTTAGTGAAAGGCCAGGCAACTATTTTATATTTTTTCCTTCCTATCAGTACATGAAAGATGTTTATGAGCTATTCGTAAAGGAGAACCCTTTTATGGATACGATAATCCAGCTTGGGCAAATGGCAGAAGATGAAAGAGAAAGCTTTTTAAAACAATTTCGTACCGACAGGGAGAAACCTCTGATTGGCTTTGCAGTAATGGGCGGCATATTCTCGGAGGGGGTGGATTTAAAGGGCGACAGGCTTAAAGGCGTGGTTGTAGTAGGAACAGGCTTGCCACAAATATGTCTTGAACGAAACATAATTATGGACTATTTTTCAAGTCAAGGAAAAAACGGCTATGATTATTCCTACATTTATCCTGGCTTTAACAAAGTTTTACAGGCTGGTGGCCGCCTTATCCGATCTGAACAGGATACAGGAACGATCGTTCTGATAGATGACCGTTTCCTTGAAAAAAGATATCTAAACCTCTTACCTACAGAATGGAAGGATTTCAACATCATATGAACTTAACAACATCTTAAAAAGTATTTTTTAGAGGAGAACATAATGAATCACAAAAATACACAGTTGGTCTCAAGCCTCATCCTCATGATTTTGCTGTTAACTGGATGTGCTGCCACAGAAACGGGCCAGCATCAAAATAACAATGTTATTAGTGAAAATAATTCTAGCCCACAATCAGTCAAACCCAATAAAATAGAACCAAAAAATGAAGTAAAAAAGCAGGAAAAATCGCTTAACAAAAACCTACATGAAGCTACTGTCGTAAAAAACGTTGATGGCGATACGATCGTTATCAATTTGAATGGCAGGGAAGAGAAAGTCAGAATGCTTTGTATCGATACCCCAGAGACACACCATCCCCGCCTCGGGGTACAGCCATACGGTCCTGAAGCATCCAGCTTTACAGAAAAGACACTTTATGTTGGCAGGAAGATTCAAGTAGAAACGGGCATTGGGGACGGCAGGGACAAGTATGGAAGGCTTCTGGCTTATATTTACACGGACGGTAAAATGTTTAATGAAACTCTTTTAGAAAAAGGGCTGGCCCGGGTTGCGTATGTTTATGCACCCAATACTAAATATGTAGATGAGTTTTATGCCATTCAAAAGAAGGCACAGAATCAGGGCATTGGAATCTGGTCAGTTGAAAATTATGCGAGGGAAGACGGTTTTCATGCTGATTCTTCCAATAACCCTAAGCAAAATACTTCTGTTAGCCAAACGACTGGCTCTTCTTCACGGGGCAATTATGTAAACAATCCATCAGACGATAAAGAAGCAAATAATAGCTGTAAGGGAAAAATTAAAGGGAATGTGAATTCTCATATTTATCATGTACCCGGAGGTTCCTATTATGACACATCAATGGATAATATCATGTGGTTTTGCAGTGAAAAAGAAGCCGTTGAGGCTGGATACAGAAAATCAAAAAGGTAATTAAAAGGGTAAGGCGGCCTTCAAAAGGCAATACTTTAATCGGGTATTGCCTTTTTATTATCAATGTAACGCCAATGTTTAAAAAAGCGGTAAGCAGGATAGAGATTTATACATTTTAAAAATGGAGGAACCGGTAATGAGAGATGTTACTCTAACACAGATTTTTGAACACCATATTGCCCAGAAGTTTTTAAACCGGTCCGGAATTGCCCATGCGGTTGCTGTTGCCTACCATGCATTTCATTTAGCAGAGGAACATAATG encodes:
- a CDS encoding ATP-dependent DNA helicase gives rise to the protein MLGAEETAYQFAIPSPFSSSQSEIFISPISTRYRDRERSISPISTIIRDLVSERPGNYFIFFPSYQYMKDVYELFVKENPFMDTIIQLGQMAEDERESFLKQFRTDREKPLIGFAVMGGIFSEGVDLKGDRLKGVVVVGTGLPQICLERNIIMDYFSSQGKNGYDYSYIYPGFNKVLQAGGRLIRSEQDTGTIVLIDDRFLEKRYLNLLPTEWKDFNII
- a CDS encoding thermonuclease family protein gives rise to the protein MNHKNTQLVSSLILMILLLTGCAATETGQHQNNNVISENNSSPQSVKPNKIEPKNEVKKQEKSLNKNLHEATVVKNVDGDTIVINLNGREEKVRMLCIDTPETHHPRLGVQPYGPEASSFTEKTLYVGRKIQVETGIGDGRDKYGRLLAYIYTDGKMFNETLLEKGLARVAYVYAPNTKYVDEFYAIQKKAQNQGIGIWSVENYAREDGFHADSSNNPKQNTSVSQTTGSSSRGNYVNNPSDDKEANNSCKGKIKGNVNSHIYHVPGGSYYDTSMDNIMWFCSEKEAVEAGYRKSKR